The following nucleotide sequence is from Dunckerocampus dactyliophorus isolate RoL2022-P2 chromosome 7, RoL_Ddac_1.1, whole genome shotgun sequence.
tttagAGGTGTCTTCTTGGGCACTCAAAGACGACATACAGAGTGtaaataatgttttgtttttatcacaattaattactttattttccAGTCCATTCCATGTTTGCTGACATTTACTTTAAAGCGCCATTAAACTGTCTTTCCAATTAACTAGTCAGCCAACGTTAAGCTATGCCTAATAGACCACAGTAACATGAAAGGGAAACTTAGCCGCCTCAGTATGTTAGCTAACAATCATTTCTACAATTCTGTCAAACTAGTTAACAAACTCATCTTTGGAGCAAAGACAATTTAGTTGATTAGCTGCATAGTTACTTTTGTAGCAGCTTTTGGTGCAGATCAAGGGATATACTTTCACTTTTTGCCATTACAGTCTGTTTGCATTGGGATCAGATGGGGCCTTGACCCCGAGATTCAACAGGAGACAGCACGTGTAGCGTTTGGAACCTACTTTGTGGGGAAATGGCATCAGGTTGTTCTCTACAGATTATTGTGTGATTTTGGGTTGCACCGGATGGTTTCAGATATGTCAGGACCAATGGAAATTTCTGGTACATAAACGTACCTATAGTACTCGTCCTGGGTGAGGgagtggtggtgatggtgatgtATCCACTGTTGTTCCAGGGCCAGTCTCTGGATCTGCAGCTCCGCGCTCTGGGCCTGCTGCATGGCCTGAAGCTGGTGGGCTGCCGACATGGGACCAGTAAGGGAGGACGGTTGGGGCAGGTCACGGAAAGGAGCACCTGGGAGAAGTGAggaaaaaatcatcagtatcaTTGCTAAGAGTCAGCTCTGAATTTTTAGGACTGTTTTGATAGAAAAAAAGTGAGTGAGTACATGGACGTGGAGTCTTCTCCTCACCAAACAGCTGTTGGCGAAGCACCTCGCTGTCAGTGAGGGGGTGAGCCAGGATGGGTGTGCCTAGTGTTGCTCCGGGGTAAGGCAGGCGTGCCAAAGGAGACCCCGACGCCAGCGGGTCCATCAGGGGGTGAACCCCGCCCGCCGCTGGATGCCAATGATGTAATAAGAAATATAGGAGATATTTAATAAGAGCCAAAGAAGCAGCAATACTTAAAAGGAAATTAAGAACTACTTCAGCATAGGTAGCATAGTTAGTAGCAGTGGATACCTGTGTCTTGTTGGTGCAAATGAAGGTGCGAATGGATGTGGGAGTGCTGGTGATGGTGGGGCGTGACGTTTAGCATCTGGACACGACCCATGTTttctcctccacttcctccacCTGTTCCTCCTCCATTTGCGTtgctgcctcctcctcctcctcctgcgcTTCCTCCCCTTTCTCGTTCCCTCTCCCTCTCTCGTTCCCTGTCTCCAAAGGCTGGTGGTGCCGTTCTGTCTCGTTCCCTCTCCCGCTCTCTGTCTCCACTCCTGTCTCGCTCAAAAGAGGCGGGTGAGCGAGTGGGAGTCGGGTAGGTCTCAGAGGAAGTGGTTGGTGGTAAATGAGAGGGCAGAGAACTGGGGAATGAAGAATGGGGGACTGGGTGCTGAACTGAAGTGGCGTTGGAGGttggtggagcaggaggaggaggagcagccgGAGGTGCAGCCGGGCCTGTGGGAGGCGGGGCAGCGGGTGGTGGGACAGATGAAGCGTGCGATGAAGGTAGGAGCGATGAAGGAGGTGGATTGGACAGGGACTGCGgcgcaggagggtttggaggtcGAGCTACTGGAGGCAGAGTTGGGTTCTGGAGATGTGGGGGACCTGCAGGAGGTGGGGGAGGAGGAGTGCAATAGAGTGACACCTCATTCGGTCCCCCTCCACCTCCCCCAAGGAGCAAGGAGTGGGCATGTGCATGAGCACTAGCATGGGAATGAGAGTGAGCCAGGGCTAGGGCTGCAGGATCAGGAATGGAGCTTGGTGGGTAGACCCGTTCATCACTCTTAAATTCAAATCCTGGCTTCATACGCTCACGGTGAGCAGCAACTGCATGAGGAAAGCCAACTCCTCCTAACCCTGAACCCCCAATTCCTCCGGGTACCGGGCCTCCCGCGACCCCAGGGTGACCTCCAACACCGTGGCCCCCTTCAAGGCTGCCACCATATAGAAAGCCCAAGATTGCTGCAGCTGTTGCAGCATCAGCAGGTAGGTGATGTGGATGGGCTAATGCATGATGATTCTGGAATTGGGGTAAAAAGAACGAGGGATGGACATGAGGGTGACCATGATGAACTTGAGGGTGGTGTGCTTGAGCCCGACTTGCGGGCCCCAGTGGGGACATAGCATGGGGACGGGCATACTCACTCAGGGTTCTTAGAGCTGGGGTATCAGGACCAAGATATGGACCACCGATACCTATTCCCAAAGCACCCTGAGGGCCCCCAACTACTGCTGATGCCCCAGCCATGGACGGCAGGAGAAGAGAGTGAGGGATAGCGTGAGAAAGACTGGGATGGAGGTGGTGCGCTGGAGGAAGGTGAGCATGCGGGTGTGAGGGATGATGCTGAGTGTGAGGTGGAGGGTGAGCGGCCGGGTTTCCCGGACAGGAGGAAGACGATGAAGGATCGAGGATCATAGAGGATGAGGTAGGGAAGAAGAGGGAAGAACCATGACGAGCCCCTGCAGCTGCACTAGCATCTTTTTGctgctgcaaaaaacaaaagaaaaaataaacattaattCCATTGTACGATCACTTTAATTTATTGTCATTGAAAACCATGAGGTGGTGATTCAAATTGCGGGAATTTTACAAATCAAACTtctcatatactgtatctaatattttaagggactgttttcaacacaacgtgagctgcagCGCTGAGACGCTGTCTCTGTATGACATGCTCTTCTCGACCagttatctgcagctgtgtgttggacAGACGGCACGTTAAGTCTCTACTCGATGTCAATTCCCAcccactcaagcttgacaaagccGCCCGgaaacatggcatgcacctcGCGGCAGCGTAACATGTGAATAGCGTAGACAgaacgtgaggtgcattcacagacattgggtcattacattattattacatttttttccccggcAAAGCCccacgacccactgaaaacgggtccgcaacccacttttgggtcccgacccaccattTGGGTCCACTTTGAACCACTGCTGTAGACACTAAATACCTGTTCTCCACCATTCAGCACTATATTTAGAAACTTTAGAGAGGCAGTTTTGCTCCACAAGCTCACCTGTAGATGGCGATCCAGTTCCCTCTCACGCTCCCTTTCGcgctctctttctttttctcttaGATCTCTGGCTCGTTGCTCAACCTCCCTCCGAGCTCTTTCTATCACCTCATTCCTCTTCTTCCATAATTTGGAACCGTCCAACGGAACAAAGAGGACATCGCTGCGGGCACAGGAGTTGCTGCTGCCTCGGTCAAGGACTTTGTGAAACCTAGAGACAAGTGACACAGTGCACCATTATTTCAACCATCAGGAGTCAATACCACAGTAATTTTGATACCTCTTATTGAGAACTCAAGTGAGAGACAAATGAAGGAAAACAATTACCTTGCTGATTGGCTAGCATGAATGGGAATGTCTACAGGCTTAGGTTCAGGAGATGGGCTTCTCAACACAGGTGGTGGACTGTCACTCTCGTCCCTGTCCTCTGGTGGTTCTTCCTTAATTACAGGCGGTTGGGGCAGGCCGGAATCTGAAAGGACATCTCCACCAGGAAGTGTTGGTGTAGTAATGTTGTTGTTAGTAAGAGGTGGAGGGCCCTTAGAGACATTCTGAGGTGATTGGGAGTTTGTATTGCTGTTAGTGGGTGTACCACCGTTGCTATTGCTGTTAGCCAGATTATTGCTGCCGCTCCCATTAGAGTGGTATGTTCCACTGAAGTTAGGGTGGCTGTTCAAGGTGCTATGTAAAGGGGAGGGACGGCATCCAGGTGATGGCATGCCTGGTCCAGGAAGGGGCATGTTAGGAGCAGAGGTGGATCCAGGGGGGAACGACGAGAAACCTCCCATCTGATTAGTGGAGGGGCTGGGTAGTGGGGATAGATGTGTTGGAGGAGTCTGAGCAGTTGACTGGTAGAGTGGAGCACGTATATTAGGTGCCATACCTGGTGGGGGTTGCTGAGTATGGGAAGTTTGAGTTGGAGGATATGGAGCATTTGGAGGGTGTCCATGACTGGTAGCAGAGGATGGAGACAGGGCAGGAGGTTGATTTGGACCCCCACGGTTTTGGTACAGAGCAGACTCTCGCAGGTTTGAgtccctctctctgtctctaGGTCCAGGCTGGTAGTGGGGGTGAGAAGGATTTTGCATTCCACCAGACCCTGAAAACTCTCTTCCTAGATTAGAGGTAACGCCAGGTGGGCTGAGATAATCTCGATTGGTTCCAGTGGAGGAGGGTGCGCCAGCACTGAAATCCTTCCCACCGGCGGGAGGATACTCTCTGTGAAAGCTGTCAGGTCCAGAGGAAGGGGTTTGTGCCTGGTCTATGGGAGGTGGAAAGTCACGATTGGAGGAGTTTGTGGGATGTGAGTGTGGGGGCAGGGAAGAATGAGGTGGGTGGCTACTGTTGTTTTGCGGTGATGCTGGTGGATCTCGACTCAGCATGGGGTTAACAGGTAGTCCGCTAGTTGAACTGGGGTGGTTTCCTTGTGAGATGGAGTTGTTTGGGTTACAGTTTCCTTCTCTTGTTTGGCCTCCAACCTCACCCCATCTGCCTCTGTCTTTGTCTCTGGTATGCCCCCCTCCAGCTCCGTTAGGACCAAAGTCTCTACTCTGGTTTTGGTTTGGCATGGGAAACTCTCTTCCTAGATCCCGTTCTCTTTCTTGCTCTCTGTCTCTGAAAGCTGGAACAAAGTCTCTTCTTTCAGCTCCTATATTAGAAGATCCATCTCTTCCAGAGCCTTGGAACTCCCTGTTTTGACCTACAGACAAACCTGCAAACTCCCTGCCTTGGATACCAGCCATCCCACCACTACCATTCGCCCCACTATTAGTGTTGCTGTTGTTACCAATGGGAGCAGAGAACTCCCTGTTGAGCTCACCCCGTGCTCCCCTCTCCCTGTCTCCCACAGACCCTCTGTCTCTATCCCCTCCCCCTCCAGCATACCTGGGAATGTACTCCCTGTGGGGGTGAGGGTGCGGATGGGGGAGGTAAGAAGGGTGAGAGGTGGAGTGTCGAGAGGAAGGAGGGTTGTAAACAGAGGGgagttgctgctgctgcactgGGGGCTGATGCTGGTGTGGGTGATGGTTGCCAGGGTAACGGTTGTAGCCCCAACTCCCCTGGCAACTGGTGGCTGTGCCACCCTGCCAGCTGGGGGAGCTGTAATGATGAGGGTGGGTGGTGGTTTGAGTCTGGGGTTGTGATTGTGGCTGAGACCCAGTTTGCAACAAGGACGGAGGAGTGGACTGGGTCTTGTCCAGGTGCTTATCCGCCTTATCCATTTTGTCTCTTTCTATTTTGACCTCAGCAGGAAGATTTTGTCCCCCGAGTTCCAGTGGTTTAAGAGcaggtggaggaggaagaggtggGGGCAAGGAGTGGGGAATGCTGGGGCTGTTATGGGAAAAATCTCCACCCACGGCAGATGTCTTTGTCACACATTGTGTGTTGGCTTTGGAATTCATTCTATTGCCACTTGGCACAGCATCAGTGCCAGTAGGTCCACCATACTCAACTTTACACATGAGTTTGGACTCCAGGGAGAAATAAGACTTCCTCCCTCCAGAGCTGTCATTTGAAGAATCCCCAGCTCCACGGAGCGAGGGATTGAGACCCGAGGAGGGGCAAGGATGGATAGGCTTAAGAGCACAGTCTTCAATTCGTGCATCCGTGTCCATCTTTTGTCCATCTCCACAGGGATCCTCCCCTCTCCGCTCTCGTAATGTCCTTCTGTCCTCTGAAGACACGTTTCCTGCGCTTCCATCTTTGCTTTTCTCCCGTTCCCTCTCTCCTTGCTTTGGTGAGTCAGGGCCCTCGGAATCAGAATCGAGGCTACCCAGAGGAGAAGCGGAGAGACTCGGGGATGAGGAACGATTGTCCTGGTCAATGTCCCGCCCACTGCTAAGGCTGCTGCTGCTATTTGCCAGGCTGCCCACAACCGAACTCCTGCTGCCCTGGGATTGGCCGTCTTCATTGTCACTCTCACGGGATTGGTTGGCCACCGAGGTTGGAGGCGGGACTGTGGCGGGAGCCAAGTTGTCAGTGGAGTGTGTTGATGTTGGAGGGTTCTGGTTGGCGGCTGGATCCTGACGAGAAAAGATCATTTGTGGATGAAGTAAAAATCAATGTTGTGAAAGGATCTATTGCCAGAGCACAGCAGAAATAACTCCTTATAGGTCAGACACACAAGCCATTTGGATGAATTATTCCACAGCTTTATATAACTGGCTGATGAAATGTAACACAAACCTGAACTTTCTGCCTTTTTGCAGGAGACACAAGTTCCTCCCCCTCGCTCTCGGATGAATCATGCCCTTGTGATCTGCGATTGAAGCGATTCCCAGCCAGTTCCTCACCGCCACCTCTTGGCTTAAGCGACACAATACTTTTAATTCTACAGACATGCGTTACTTTGAATGCATAGTGTTTTTAGACAAGTCAAAGACTCACTATCATGCAGGGCACATGCATTATCACAGATATCTATATTATAAACACACTACAAGTATACCAATGATTACAAGTACAAGGGTGAAAGTCATTATTACTATAATCACAATCATGGGCATGCATACACATTACATAAAGAGTGTACAGGCTCCAACCGTTTGTCTATCATTACGTTCAGGTCGAGTGGGGCTGGGGTGTGGGCGTCTACCCCTCCTCTCCTCGCTCGCCCCCCGCCGCCGCCCACTGCGCATGGGCATCTGCATGgtccaaaatgcaaaaatgttaacacaaaatgtcaaaacaggagGGGGTAGCAGGTTGTTCCAGGTGCAATATTAGGCATTTTGACcaagggttttcaaagtgtggcacagtagGACTCCACTTAGAGAATATAATACAGCCACGGCCTCCCCTACTCCctgaaaaaacaatttttatggAGCGGTTTTCTGTTCACGCCAGACTGTTTACTGCTCACACTCTCGGAactaaaatatattcattttgcCTTAAACATAACTGAGGTTAGCTtatcaagtttaaaaaatatttttttctttattttcctcaaGTTGCTACACTTCCGCTTTAGTCTTCTGGCGCCCCCTAGAGGATGcccgcctcacactttgaaaacagctGTTGTAGAACAATGTCAACCTGTCAATTTTCCAGTTTCTGGTCATCAAAGCACAATACCATGTCTATCCGTCTACATCTGTGTGTAAGGGTATTTTATAATGCCAAGACTGGGTAAAAAGTTTAGCACCTGGCACTCACTTATCCCTTCCTCTTgcgttgaaagcaattgtctgacatgtattttctacGTCACACCATGCGCTGACGACTGTTTGTCTAATTGCGGGATGCCGTGTCACTGTGTGAAAGCGCACCAATCCCACTTTGATGTGGTCTGTATAAATGGCACAGGAGAATACATGCCAGATCttctgttacagctctgatgCATCAACATTTTGAGGGATCTCTGTGCCAAGAGGCTATAGCATTGATTTTCAAACTGTGGCAAGAGTACCACTGTTGGTACATGGGCTCCATCTAGTGGTATGCAGAAACGGCAGAGGTTTTTttccatccaaccatcttctatgctgcttatcctcactagagtcgcgggtatgcttgtgcctatcccaactgacttcgggcgagaggcggggtacaccctggactggctgccAGCCCATCACCAgccagggcacatacagtactttcacactcacattcatatctatggacattTAGagctgccaattaacctaacatgcatgtttttggaatgtgggaagaaaccggagtacatacgcacgcacgggtagaacatgcaaactccacacagagatgcccaacggaaattcgaacccagatttttccgatctcctgactgtgtggccaaaatgctagcCACTAGGCCAATGTGCGGccccagagtttttttttttaagtaaaaatgaAATCGTATCGTGGAAATACTAGTATATGcaagaaatatgtaaaatagtCACTGGTGGTTGACTGGCCTGACTTCAGTTACAGGCTGTGTGCGTTCAGTCCCCACTCAGCAATGGTGtaaatggttgtctgtctctaAATGTGCActgattggctagcgaccagtacaggggtgtaccccgcctctcggcccaaaatcagctaggataggctacAGCTCACCCCTGAAACTGAACAAGatgagcagaagaaaatggatggctggacggATACAAATGTATTAACCACAGAGTCACTGAAATTGAGTTTCAAAATTCAGTTCAAATAAAATTTTCCTTTCCATTGTCTGGGAATAGAAGCCACATACACAAAGCTAGGTAACAAGTTAGGTACCTGGTGATAAACATTTGAGAACCACAGGATGAAAGAAGTCAGTGAGAGAGTAATTATGCTAAAGTTTTGCAAAAACTCTATGGCTGTGCGCCTCACCCATACCGATTCTTTGTGCGTCCGCGTTTTCATGATTTCTTCCTTATAATGCCCATTTTACAAAACACCAGGCATTGTATGGACTCGAATGGGTTGCTTCTGctgtttctgctgttgtttactCACTCCACTGAGAACCTGTAAAGAACCATAAACAAAGAAGGCATTATTTGGCCCGCAGATTTTTTAAAGACGGCATaaagtctctctctctttctctctctctctcacacacatacacacatacacacacacagggatgcAGAAATAACCGATGTGCAAAATAGGATCGACCACGTGCGGAGATGAAGAATTTGCACCATTGTGAAAACGTGTAATTTACAACTGCAGAAAGCCTCCCTTCATCGTTTAAAATTCCCAGCATGCCTCTCGCTCTTTCTGTCCCTGGATCAACACCActgctggcacacacacacacacacacagtggcggTTTGGCCTGTGTTCTTACACCAAAAACTTGATATTAGGTGTGCATGCAGTAGAACAGGCAGGCTAGGGAATAtggaggcacacacacacacacatacacacgcacacaaacaccccTCTGGCCACTTGTGGTTAACCCTATGTCCTATGACCTGGTTATGGCAGGATCACATGCTtatttgcaacaaaaaaagatcCATTTGGTGTATAATGAATGATGAATAAGGATATAAATAGTGTGCACAAAGGTGATTTTCTTTCCAGCTGCACGGCTACACATGACTATGCATTAATTATTAGTGTGTATGCTGCAGTGACATgcataatagaaaaaaatagagcaCACGTGTGTTTATGGACGtactctaataataataataatgaggatGCATGATGCATGGCACATACAGGTGGCAGCTACTGACTGGACTTATATGCAGGAATTAAGCACTGCAGTGCCAATGTAGAgatacatggatggataggtTAGAAAAGAGAATGGCGAAATTATCTCACGCCggctttgctttctttttttgcaggaATGTGGCTGTGCAGTCTCCCCGTAAGTCATCATGGAGCCTGAACGCAGCACCGGGATGACAATAAGGTACAATggaggggtgtgtgtgtatgggggggGGTAGATTCCAAAACACAcagcatacatttttttgtcagccCCCTTATTAATCCTGCTTACCTTTTAATATCCAACGATGTCTTCTAGTTCTactctcctttttccttccattGTTTCGCTTTCTCTCAACACACCGCCTcacgttgcaaaaaaaaaacccaacgaGGCGACTGAAAtcgtagcagcagcagcagcgtggAAAAATCTGAACTGTACAAATTGATGCGTATGTGCCCTGGCTTCTTACCCCACccccttttttttgcttttgcctcCACCTCCCCTCCTCCTTTCTTGTACCCCACTCTTCCTCCAAGacgacttttatttttttatatacgtATATGTCTCTCCCTGACTGGCTTTTTCTCTGTGAGAGGCACAATTTTAGCAGTGGAGAGAGGGATGAgagaaaggaggaggagaggagggcgTGATTTGCataaggaaaggaaaggaaaggaacgGGGGGAGAcgtcaggaggaggaggaggccaaAACTCTGAAGAGGGAGGGAGGGTCCCTCtggagtcacctttacagtacaCTGGATTATATTTGTCGTGCACACAAATACGTCGTAAAGATGCAAACCCAGCGTTAGCATAACAATAAAGACAAGAGTGATTTTAATTTGAATACAATAAGTTGTTGTCAAAGAATGTTCCCGTGATTGCTTCCACGTTCATGTCTGTCCTGCAGCTGTCTGTCTGAGCTTGTGTCCAGCCAAGCGGCTCTGCagacctcctcttcctcctccctccctctctctctctctctctctaccctTCACACAGCCCCCTGTCCCGTCTCCTATTGTGTGGTAACCATAGCAACCTAGCCGGAGACTGTTCCCAGTGCGCCTGCGTGGCTCCACAagccttttctttctttcttttttttttttttttaaccatcagTCGTCGTCACGGAGCAGCCTCGCCAAGCAGCACATAGCCAAACCTATCAGACTGGAGCATTCGGGCTGTCTCTGCTGGTCACTTGGTGTAACTGCAGAGGACAACGTGTCAAACATTCTGACTTCATTAAGATAACAATGTTCAGTTGAATGACGGATGAGTATTACGTATCTTGTAGTTACAAGAAAATAGCGTAATTCAATAAGAATGAAATTATAGATTTCTGATGCAAAGAAGTCACAGTTTTACACGAACAAAGTCATACTTTGGCGAGAGTAAGGTCGTAATGTAACAAGTTAACCCTAAtgccgaccctaatgaggataagcaacatagaggatggatggatgattggatATTACAAGTCAGAACCCccccactaccaccaccaccattttacaagaataaaatcttaAATTAACAGGATGTATGAGAAAAATGAGCACAAAAGTctcattttgcaagaaaacaaaTCTATGTAATTAATATTGCAAGATTAAAGTAATCATTTTCAAAGAAAGTCActatattttaatttcattttattgtttatttgatgtGGACATCAGAATTACATTGGACAAACCGGATGCATTGTTCGAGTGCTTCAGCACGTGCTAATTTGCAACACGTACAAAATAATAACGTAACataaaaagtgatcattttaggagaataatatCATGTGGGGgagaaagtcacaattttgggaaaataaagcaatactgtgtgaaaaaagtaatgattttatgagaaaaagttgtcattttgtgagaattaagccataatattatgaggggggAAAAGGCAACACTGGTGTGTACGGGAACATTACAAGAAAGggcataatattacaggaattacGTTTGAATATTATTTAGTTAGATTATAACTATATAGAATACATGTTGTATTATTATACGATTAAAGTTGCAACATTAGCAAAAAAGTAGTAACCACATGAGAGTAAAGTTGTATTTTGCAAGTGTGGGAATTTAGTCTGAAATAGTACAAGtttcttttgacattttgaccacttttttgccaaaatgcttTCTGAAAGTGTAATTTACCACTTTGCCCACTAGATAGCGCAATTACACCCTTAATTGTGCTTTTATTCACTTGCCCATTAAAATAaagatacagtatttgtatcaTTACTTGTCTTGGCCAATAAATATTGAGGCAGATGCGTTTATACAGTCAACATATAGCCATCTCTTTATTTGCCACAactacacacaaatagtgtttaaaGCTGCTTGGTGTTCACACTATAGGAAAGTTTGGGAAAGTGGTAGAACACAATAAAGACCAAAAGTCATCCACAGTTAGAGATAGGCGATCAGTGCAGGGTGACACAACAATAATTCAGTAAAGTCAACCACATAATAACCAAGCCTGGAGCAACACATTTGTTGTGCATTTCACACAATGATTGCTAGTATTATCATTATGTTTGCTTTATTGTCACCACTGGTGTTCAAAGTGCACTCGGGTTGCGAAAGTTGTGTCCAGCAAAGCGAGCCTGGTCACCCAACTCCTCCTCAATCCTGACAACATGACAAGTTGACAATGAATGTTGGAAAGGATGGAGAAGTACGGATGAGTTTATAGAGTCGACATACATTAGTGCTTCGCATTATAGACTTATGCATACAATTATATCAGGATACACACCTCATGAGCTGATTGTATTTAGCCAAACGTTCCGAACGACAAGGAGCTCCAGTTTTAATCTGAGGAAAGACAAAAAGACGTGGTGCGGGTTCATTATAATAAGCTTTGATAATGATCAGACCAAACCAGGAtagcaaacagatactttgcatgtgaacTTGATGGCTGCAGCAGTGTAAGGACACTTGATAATGCGAAAGTACATGTAAATGGCACCTAGTATCGTGGCATTCGTGTCTCTGTATACCTGTCCAGTGCAGAGTCCCACTACCAGGTCGGCAATAAAGGTGTCCTCTGTCTCACCCGAGCGGTGGCTTACCATCACTCCCCAGCCGTTCTCCTGAGCCAGCTTACAGCTGACGGGCAGAAAAAGAAGAATGACAAATCCTGTACACATTGACTGAAACTTAAAAAATCAATGCAAACACAAAATTTACTCACGCCTTAATGGCCTCCGTGATGGAGCCAATCTGGTTGACTTTAAGGAGAAGACAGTTGCAGGCCTTTTCCTCCACGGCTCGTTGTATCCTACGTGGGTTGGTGACCGTCAGATCATCCCCAACCACCTTCATGATGCAAACATCgcgtaaatacaaatacatatgatGTCTTTCCATCTAGTATCTGTTTATGTACCTATTCttttctgctttttaaaaatacattatagtgTTATTTGTCATTTAGCATGCTTCTTGAGCACATAAATGCACCTGGCAGCAgtgtttgaaaaagaaaaatctttATATTCTATAAATCTAGAATATTTTAATTTGGTGTTGCCGATTTTTCCTGTATCTAAGGACCTTGTGTCTTGTTTTCGAAgctattttgcttttttcccctgttTTTCCTTGTAAAGCAATTACAGCTGCAATTTACAATAAATATGTATGTTTATCCATTTTACCTGGATGCCCACTGAGGATGTAAACTGAGTCCAAGCAGGCCAGTCGTCCTGGTCAAAGGGGTCTTCAATGGAAACAACTGCAGGGAAGGCAGAAGAAGCCTTGAACGCTTGTTTACTCTGCTGTGCAATCATGTTCCACACAGATACAGCACACTATTATCTGGGCAAAGACACACATCCTCACTTGCCAAATGAGCACCATAATTAAAAGCTCTTTAAGAGGTCTAATTGTCAGGACTGGAGAGGCAACAAGCTTTCTTTTTGTCTCTGAGGTGACAGCCCTCGATGAAGAACTCGGAGGCGGCCACATCCATCCCGATCACTACTTTGTCTGTGTAGCCCGCCTTCTCTATGGCCGTCTTGATCAGCTCTAGAGCTGTGTGGTCACAcaagcaggaagtgatgtcacaagattctgaaagttttatttttttgcatttttaccttcactgtTCTCCTGAATGTTCGGGGCAAACCCGCCCTCGTCCCCCACATTGGTAGCATCTTGACCATACTTCTCCTTGATGACACTCCTCAGGGTCTGGT
It contains:
- the atn1 gene encoding atrophin-1 isoform X2 — translated: MKTRTHKESMPMRSGRRRGASEERRGRRPHPSPTRPERNDRQTPRGGGEELAGNRFNRRSQGHDSSESEGEELVSPAKRQKVQDPAANQNPPTSTHSTDNLAPATVPPPTSVANQSRESDNEDGQSQGSRSSVVGSLANSSSSLSSGRDIDQDNRSSSPSLSASPLGSLDSDSEGPDSPKQGEREREKSKDGSAGNVSSEDRRTLRERRGEDPCGDGQKMDTDARIEDCALKPIHPCPSSGLNPSLRGAGDSSNDSSGGRKSYFSLESKLMCKVEYGGPTGTDAVPSGNRMNSKANTQCVTKTSAVGGDFSHNSPSIPHSLPPPLPPPPALKPLELGGQNLPAEVKIERDKMDKADKHLDKTQSTPPSLLQTGSQPQSQPQTQTTTHPHHYSSPSWQGGTATSCQGSWGYNRYPGNHHPHQHQPPVQQQQLPSVYNPPSSRHSTSHPSYLPHPHPHPHREYIPRYAGGGGDRDRGSVGDRERGARGELNREFSAPIGNNSNTNSGANGSGGMAGIQGREFAGLSVGQNREFQGSGRDGSSNIGAERRDFVPAFRDREQERERDLGREFPMPNQNQSRDFGPNGAGGGHTRDKDRGRWGEVGGQTREGNCNPNNSISQGNHPSSTSGLPVNPMLSRDPPASPQNNSSHPPHSSLPPHSHPTNSSNRDFPPPIDQAQTPSSGPDSFHREYPPAGGKDFSAGAPSSTGTNRDYLSPPGVTSNLGREFSGSGGMQNPSHPHYQPGPRDRERDSNLRESALYQNRGGPNQPPALSPSSATSHGHPPNAPYPPTQTSHTQQPPPGMAPNIRAPLYQSTAQTPPTHLSPLPSPSTNQMGGFSSFPPGSTSAPNMPLPGPGMPSPGCRPSPLHSTLNSHPNFSGTYHSNGSGSNNLANSNSNGGTPTNSNTNSQSPQNVSKGPPPLTNNNITTPTLPGGDVLSDSGLPQPPVIKEEPPEDRDESDSPPPVLRSPSPEPKPVDIPIHASQSARFHKVLDRGSSNSCARSDVLFVPLDGSKLWKKRNEVIERARREVEQRARDLREKERERERERERELDRHLQQKDASAAAGARHGSSLFFPTSSSMILDPSSSSSCPGNPAAHPPPHTQHHPSHPHAHLPPAHHLHPSLSHAIPHSLLLPSMAGASAVVGGPQGALGIGIGGPYLGPDTPALRTLSEYARPHAMSPLGPASRAQAHHPQVHHGHPHVHPSFFLPQFQNHHALAHPHHLPADAATAAAILGFLYGGSLEGGHGVGGHPGVAGGPVPGGIGGSGLGGVGFPHAVAAHRERMKPGFEFKSDERVYPPSSIPDPAALALAHSHSHASAHAHAHSLLLGGGGGGPNEVSLYCTPPPPPPAGPPHLQNPTLPPVARPPNPPAPQSLSNPPPSSLLPSSHASSVPPPAAPPPTGPAAPPAAPPPPAPPTSNATSVQHPVPHSSFPSSLPSHLPPTTSSETYPTPTRSPASFERDRSGDRERERERDRTAPPAFGDRERERERERERGGSAGGGGGGSNANGGGTGGGSGGENMGRVQMLNVTPHHHQHSHIHSHLHLHQQDTAAGGVHPLMDPLASGSPLARLPYPGATLGTPILAHPLTDSEVLRQQLFGEEKTPRPCAPFRDLPQPSSLTGPMSAAHQLQAMQQAQSAELQIQRLALEQQWIHHHHHHSLTQDEYYSHLKKESDKTL